One window of the Lactobacillus sp. PV034 genome contains the following:
- a CDS encoding zinc-binding alcohol dehydrogenase family protein, producing MKAVIIHEPGGPEKLMYEDVPTPTIKPGWSLVKIKGFGINHSEIFTRKGLSPTVEFPRVLGIECVGVIAETTDPERLPVGQKVISIMGEMGRDFDGSYAEYALLPNKQIYPITTNLDWASLATIPETYYTAFGSLLNLKIEPSDTILVRGGTSGVGIAFTKLIKAQYPQIKIAGTSRSLAKAEAMREVGYEEVVVDKDGKLQTSKKFDKILELIGPKTIKDSFKHTNEGGIVCSTGELGNEWYLNHFDPIMDISPNGYLTSFYSDNVDQNRINEMFAYIEKYHVDVKPEKVFDLEHVADAHRYLEGQNSFGKVVVVEK from the coding sequence ATGAAAGCTGTTATAATTCATGAACCAGGTGGCCCGGAAAAATTAATGTATGAAGATGTCCCAACACCCACTATTAAGCCAGGATGGTCTTTAGTAAAAATAAAGGGTTTCGGAATTAATCATTCAGAAATTTTTACCCGTAAGGGCTTATCACCAACTGTTGAATTTCCTCGAGTTTTGGGAATTGAATGTGTCGGAGTAATTGCCGAAACTACTGATCCTGAACGTTTACCAGTAGGACAAAAGGTAATCTCTATCATGGGAGAAATGGGACGAGATTTTGATGGCTCCTATGCAGAATATGCACTTTTACCAAATAAACAAATTTATCCAATTACTACTAATTTAGACTGGGCAAGCTTAGCAACCATACCGGAAACATACTACACCGCTTTTGGGTCATTACTTAATTTAAAAATAGAGCCTAGTGACACTATTCTTGTTCGTGGAGGTACTAGTGGAGTAGGAATTGCGTTTACAAAATTAATTAAGGCACAATATCCTCAAATTAAAATTGCTGGTACGTCACGTAGCTTAGCTAAAGCTGAGGCTATGAGAGAAGTTGGCTATGAAGAAGTTGTAGTAGATAAAGATGGAAAATTACAAACTTCTAAGAAATTTGATAAAATTCTAGAATTAATTGGTCCGAAAACTATTAAAGATAGTTTTAAGCATACAAATGAAGGCGGAATAGTTTGTTCAACAGGTGAGCTTGGTAATGAATGGTACCTAAATCACTTTGATCCTATCATGGATATATCGCCAAATGGCTATTTAACAAGTTTCTATTCGGATAATGTTGATCAGAATAGAATTAATGAAATGTTTGCTTATATAGAAAAATATCATGTTGATGTTAAACCAGAAAAAGTCTTTGACCTTGAGCATGTAGCTGATGCTCATCGCTATTTAGAGGGACAAAATAGCTTTGGAAAAGTTGTTGTGGTAGAAAAGTAG
- a CDS encoding iron chaperone, with translation MNQIDEYLANISEENQRAKLSKLLKWVTKTFPNLELQIKWKQPVFTDHDTYIIGFSVAKKHLTVGLETRSLQHFVPLLEQEGIKHGTNTFQIALTDEIPHDLLTKIINYIIEDKKEITTFWDKRKD, from the coding sequence ATGAATCAAATTGATGAATATTTGGCAAATATTTCTGAAGAAAATCAACGTGCAAAATTAAGTAAGCTTTTAAAGTGGGTAACAAAAACTTTTCCTAATTTAGAATTACAAATTAAATGGAAGCAGCCGGTTTTTACGGATCATGATACTTATATTATTGGTTTTAGTGTAGCTAAAAAACATCTTACAGTTGGACTAGAAACTAGAAGTTTACAACATTTTGTTCCTCTTTTAGAGCAAGAGGGAATTAAGCATGGCACGAATACTTTTCAAATTGCCCTCACAGATGAAATTCCCCATGATTTACTTACTAAGATAATTAATTATATTATTGAGGATAAAAAAGAGATAACGACTTTTTGGGATAAGCGAAAGGATTAG
- a CDS encoding MgtC/SapB family protein: MSVFTSFSTEIDWFCRLLIAALCGGAIGYERATQRKSAGMRTHMVVAVAAALFMLVSKYGFFDILNLHNIALDPSRIAAQIVTGISFIGAGTILVRKEQVSGLTTAAGVWATAAIGMAIGAGMYFIGIICTVLLFFIQILFHDDSFINFIILHVRFNAKIDANNSPNILQDVKKQLQENEVEQISMKILDVSSDHILINVDGVIKNRKDENDIIMSLEKCQDIHRVIHNRGGM, translated from the coding sequence ATGTCTGTATTTACTTCATTTTCAACCGAAATAGATTGGTTCTGTCGTCTTTTAATTGCGGCACTTTGTGGTGGAGCAATTGGTTATGAAAGAGCTACTCAGCGTAAAAGTGCTGGTATGCGTACACACATGGTGGTTGCTGTAGCAGCAGCTCTATTCATGTTAGTTTCTAAATACGGTTTCTTTGATATTTTGAACCTACATAACATTGCCCTTGATCCTTCAAGAATTGCTGCTCAAATCGTTACCGGTATTTCCTTCATTGGTGCAGGTACAATTTTAGTTCGTAAAGAGCAGGTTTCTGGATTAACAACTGCCGCTGGAGTTTGGGCAACCGCTGCTATTGGTATGGCAATCGGTGCTGGCATGTACTTCATCGGTATTATTTGTACCGTTCTCCTCTTCTTTATTCAAATTCTTTTCCACGATGATTCTTTCATCAACTTTATTATCTTGCATGTTCGTTTCAATGCGAAGATTGATGCTAATAACAGTCCTAACATCTTACAAGATGTCAAAAAACAGCTTCAAGAAAATGAAGTTGAACAAATTAGTATGAAAATCTTAGATGTTTCATCTGACCATATTTTGATTAATGTTGATGGTGTTATCAAAAACCGTAAAGATGAAAATGACATTATTATGTCACTTGAAAAATGCCAAGATATTCACCGCGTAATTCATAATCGTGGCGGAATGTAA
- a CDS encoding Mbeg1-like protein produces the protein MPKLLDYVRWRGDLTFEQDPFNSLDAAFFATFSYLPFDESVANHTLEEASKRLLYKRTKPYQLNTTDTTTLHLIPLSARYKDLEILDWTDKQQKEPAVQFTAMTLRLDKNTILVSFRGTDGSMIGLTEDINMSYQPQIVGQTVAADYLKEIATRFPNDRIYTTGHSKGGNLATYSVTGLPIGDEDRMIKAYSFDGPGFMKSTYSSPAFQRMIPKMITYVPEGSIFGMMLDHPERTLVVSSDVHMVNQHDPRRWRVARNGFVLAPKGLNTASRVIRHSLISWNTAIPREQREELWMALFTTLEDENITELNQLTAHKLRGAIQFSHAYLALDPEIRLLANKIVTDLASTSRGHIHIPFIHKGELLDPLSNDSSKGPIVLDSYEGS, from the coding sequence ATGCCAAAATTACTTGATTATGTTCGCTGGCGTGGCGACCTTACTTTTGAACAAGATCCATTTAATAGTCTTGATGCAGCATTTTTTGCTACATTTTCTTATCTTCCTTTCGATGAATCAGTTGCTAATCATACCCTTGAAGAAGCTTCTAAAAGATTACTTTACAAACGTACTAAGCCTTATCAACTTAATACTACTGATACCACTACCCTACATTTAATACCGCTTAGTGCTCGCTACAAAGATCTAGAAATTCTTGATTGGACCGATAAGCAACAAAAAGAACCAGCAGTACAATTTACAGCTATGACTTTACGTCTAGATAAAAATACAATTCTCGTAAGCTTTCGTGGTACTGATGGTTCAATGATTGGTTTAACTGAAGATATTAATATGTCTTATCAACCACAAATTGTTGGTCAAACAGTTGCAGCAGACTATTTAAAAGAAATTGCTACTCGTTTTCCTAATGATCGAATTTACACTACTGGGCACTCTAAGGGTGGTAATTTAGCTACTTATTCTGTCACAGGTTTACCAATTGGTGATGAAGATCGCATGATTAAGGCCTATAGCTTTGATGGTCCTGGCTTTATGAAATCTACTTATTCTTCTCCTGCCTTTCAACGAATGATTCCAAAGATGATTACCTATGTTCCAGAAGGTTCGATCTTTGGTATGATGTTAGACCACCCAGAGCGTACATTGGTAGTATCCAGTGATGTTCATATGGTCAACCAACATGATCCACGTCGCTGGCGAGTAGCTCGTAACGGTTTTGTTTTAGCCCCTAAAGGCTTAAATACAGCTAGTCGCGTAATCCGTCATTCGCTAATTTCATGGAACACTGCTATTCCACGTGAGCAACGCGAAGAACTTTGGATGGCACTCTTTACTACTCTAGAAGATGAAAACATTACTGAATTAAATCAACTAACTGCCCACAAATTACGTGGCGCTATTCAATTTAGTCATGCTTATTTAGCTCTTGATCCTGAAATTCGACTTCTAGCTAATAAGATAGTTACTGATCTTGCTTCTACTAGTCGTGGTCATATTCATATCCCCTTCATTCACAAAGGTGAACTACTTGATCCTTTAAGTAACGACTCAAGTAAAGGACCAATCGTACTTGATTCATACGAAGGTTCATAA
- a CDS encoding ROK family protein, with protein MPQKNFLGSIEAGGTKFILAVKDTETGEIVAKKRVPTTNAKETLQKSLDFFKEHPVDALGIGTFGPIDINQNSRTFGYILDTPKRGWSGTNFKGFFEDNLHIPVVMTTDVNASAYGEYIARGKDNDKTYYYITIGTGIGAGIVQGGKFVGLNNHPEIGHMFIRTYPGDDYAGNCPFHGNKCAEGMAAGPTLKGRTGIAGEDLPRDNKVFTYLNYYVAQVLYNSYMAMRPDVMVVGGSVLNEDDLKQVRKYFDEFNNNYVATPDLDELIVRPAVADNGSATLGDFELAKQALENK; from the coding sequence ATGCCTCAAAAAAACTTTTTAGGAAGTATTGAAGCTGGCGGAACTAAATTTATTTTAGCCGTTAAGGATACTGAAACCGGAGAAATTGTAGCTAAAAAACGAGTACCTACTACTAATGCTAAAGAAACTTTACAAAAGAGCTTGGACTTTTTTAAAGAGCATCCAGTTGATGCATTGGGAATTGGAACATTTGGGCCAATTGATATTAATCAAAATTCTCGTACTTTTGGATATATTTTAGATACTCCTAAGCGTGGCTGGTCTGGCACTAACTTTAAGGGATTTTTTGAAGATAATCTACATATTCCAGTAGTAATGACTACTGATGTTAATGCTTCAGCTTATGGCGAATACATTGCTCGTGGAAAAGATAATGACAAGACTTATTACTACATTACAATTGGTACTGGAATCGGAGCCGGAATTGTTCAGGGTGGTAAGTTTGTTGGTTTAAATAATCACCCAGAAATTGGTCATATGTTTATTCGTACTTATCCAGGGGATGATTATGCTGGTAATTGCCCATTCCATGGTAATAAATGTGCTGAAGGGATGGCTGCTGGCCCTACTCTTAAAGGACGCACTGGCATTGCTGGTGAAGATCTACCAAGAGACAATAAAGTTTTCACTTATTTAAACTATTATGTGGCCCAAGTGCTCTACAATTCATACATGGCAATGCGTCCTGATGTAATGGTTGTTGGTGGTTCGGTATTAAATGAAGATGACTTAAAGCAAGTCAGAAAATACTTTGATGAATTTAACAACAACTATGTTGCTACACCTGATTTAGATGAACTTATTGTTCGTCCGGCTGTTGCTGATAATGGTTCAGCTACTTTAGGTGATTTTGAATTAGCTAAACAAGCTTTAGAAAATAAATAA